One Thalassoglobus sp. JC818 genomic region harbors:
- a CDS encoding glycosyltransferase family 39 protein, with protein MSDEKELNEDALAESRRSRWTLGALLLLSFVVRAWQPSLITIEHFDEGVYASNYFSEHLGFRYPDQHLYAPPLLPALFDWVLVFTGGHPDAIMWVNVVLGTLLVLAIWWCTRLMAGDSAALIAAAIASLSGFLIDFSRAALTETPVSLLIVLAVGSGLIAIRDRSRLALVAASVLTAGAWWTKYNGWLPLAITGAGLAGWIVFDRPAWKYWASRVLLCILICVGAFLLWCPYLSTLEQYGGYSAVAANHKGYLVGFSGWIESALRQMEIHSELSRIIIPGIALGIVFTMVNSKDNPKLSKLGLGTILGGLGIALIMNWGLATLICLAVFGLISLGREEHRSVPKDLQHPTILGWWMLLAWAIGMTVSIPFYQPYPRLMMPWHLAMIIACAIGINQILKGRLLGKASDTELLEQPWNKRILIGGCIALCVAGVIRGQSDDDRTGFRKLAQEIAAVIQSEAANDEIPPKVNVIYVLGEPGLYFHLASQITPGLEVIAQPAQGLGMLQTAQPNPEVATYLVAGPHAESEQRELPSRSHQTKLIKQFTYQPSRLVKFDNWSDQELEGNPEELVELWKIVGP; from the coding sequence GTGAGTGACGAGAAAGAGCTGAACGAGGATGCACTTGCTGAGAGTCGTCGTTCCCGATGGACACTCGGGGCGCTGCTCCTCTTGTCATTCGTTGTCCGTGCCTGGCAGCCATCGCTGATCACCATCGAACATTTCGATGAAGGGGTCTATGCCTCCAATTACTTCTCTGAGCATTTAGGATTTCGATATCCAGATCAGCACCTCTATGCGCCGCCTCTTCTTCCAGCTCTCTTTGACTGGGTCTTGGTTTTCACCGGCGGACACCCCGATGCAATCATGTGGGTCAACGTCGTCCTCGGCACACTTCTGGTCTTGGCGATCTGGTGGTGTACACGATTGATGGCTGGAGACAGTGCTGCCTTAATTGCGGCAGCGATTGCCTCTCTCAGCGGATTTCTGATTGACTTCAGCCGAGCCGCTTTAACTGAGACTCCGGTTTCTTTGCTGATAGTTTTGGCTGTCGGTTCTGGATTGATTGCGATTCGCGATCGTAGTCGCCTGGCGCTGGTCGCAGCTTCTGTACTCACTGCTGGTGCGTGGTGGACCAAGTACAACGGCTGGCTTCCTCTCGCGATTACAGGAGCCGGGCTGGCTGGCTGGATTGTGTTCGATCGACCGGCCTGGAAATATTGGGCGTCCCGAGTTCTGCTTTGCATTCTCATCTGCGTCGGAGCGTTTCTGTTGTGGTGTCCCTATCTCAGCACGCTCGAACAATACGGCGGTTACTCTGCCGTCGCAGCGAATCACAAGGGCTACCTCGTTGGTTTCTCGGGGTGGATCGAATCCGCACTTCGACAAATGGAAATCCACTCAGAACTGTCGAGGATAATCATTCCGGGAATCGCTCTCGGAATCGTATTCACGATGGTGAATTCGAAAGACAATCCGAAGCTATCCAAGCTGGGATTGGGAACCATCCTCGGAGGTCTCGGCATCGCGCTGATCATGAATTGGGGTTTGGCGACTTTGATTTGCCTGGCCGTCTTCGGGTTAATCAGCCTGGGTAGAGAAGAACATCGAAGCGTACCCAAAGATCTGCAACATCCGACAATTCTGGGCTGGTGGATGTTACTCGCCTGGGCGATTGGGATGACTGTCTCGATCCCATTCTATCAGCCTTATCCGAGACTAATGATGCCGTGGCATCTGGCGATGATCATCGCATGCGCCATCGGTATCAATCAGATTCTGAAGGGAAGACTTCTCGGCAAGGCTTCAGATACTGAATTATTAGAGCAGCCTTGGAACAAACGAATACTGATTGGTGGATGCATCGCACTCTGCGTTGCTGGAGTGATCCGAGGACAATCAGACGATGATCGCACAGGCTTTCGTAAACTGGCTCAAGAGATTGCTGCAGTCATTCAGAGCGAAGCAGCCAATGACGAAATTCCGCCCAAAGTGAATGTCATCTATGTGCTGGGTGAGCCTGGTCTCTATTTTCATCTGGCAAGTCAGATCACACCGGGATTGGAAGTCATCGCGCAGCCTGCTCAGGGACTGGGAATGCTCCAAACAGCGCAGCCGAATCCGGAGGTTGCCACCTACCTCGTCGCTGGGCCTCATGCAGAATCAGAACAGCGAGAACTCCCGAGCCGTTCTCATCAAACAAAGTTGATCAAACAGTTTACGTACCAACCGAGTCGCTTGGTCAAATTCGACAACTGGTCCGATCAAGAACTTGAAGGAAATCCTGAGGAGCTGGTCGAGTTGTGGAAAATCGTCGGCCCATAA
- the uvrA gene encoding excinuclease ABC subunit UvrA, whose product MPAADIEIRGAREHNLRDVSLTLPRNQLICMTGVSGSGKSSLAFDTLYAEGQRRYVESLSTYARQFLGQMPKPDVDTISGLAPSISIQQKVTSRNPRSTVGTITEIYDYLRVLFARVGQGVCTQCGEPISAQTTDQILERILFLPDGTKFLILAPIVQQQKGEFKDLFADLLKQGFLRARVDGEVVNLSDDLKLKKNFKHTIEIVVDRLIASKVQRTRLSEAIESAIKLSDGMLIVAPSDCDIPEKLYSAKYACAACGVSYEPPSPQLFSFNSPLGMCPDCTGLGVRHDFDLDLLISQPDKPILRGALDLMKGSKKIGRWKRHIFQGVASAIEEDCDLPKGSFLKTKWSDVPAQAQQFFLHGMGARHITFSWRHSGGTWKHGGTWNGYIPELLEEYRKAKNPMRRRQLEKYMQVVNCRSCEGQRLNPQARNVLIRSTSVSSSEIPETQSLPGVCALPIDDACQFFTELELDATGAMIAEEALKEIRGRLVFLQKCGLGYLTLDRTAPTLSGGESQRIRLAGQIGSGLVGVLYILDEPSIGLHPRDNEMLLGSLLDLRDQGNTVVVVEHDEETMMAADHIVDFGPGPGVRGGEIIVTGTTDEVMSHDGSLTGAYLSGRKKIEVPKERRPRTKNSLKISGARQNNLKNVDVEIPLGMFVCVTGVSGSGKSSLCNNILWEVLNSELNKGLGQPGAHDSIKGLEHLDKAIDIDQSPIGRTPRSNPATYVKLLDQIRTLYAQLPQSKLRGYQPGRFSFNVADGRCEACEGHGATKLEMDFLADIWVPCTVCEGHRFNHETLEVKYRDKSIADVLEMDVQEAIEHFKNHPKIFRLLQTLHDVGLDYMKLGQPSPTLSGGEAQRIKLARELGKRSTGKTLYLLDEPTTGLHFEDVKRVLEVLHGFVEQGNSVLVIEHNLDVIKTADWIIDLGPEGGQGGGEVIAVGTPEEVANCRNSFTGAALKPILKPKRKSTKSARKKASTSAARRANGKSIDQISIRGAAQHNLQSVDITIPRDQMSVFCGPSGSGKTSLAMDTLYAEGQRRYVESLSAYARQFLGQMPKPKLDNISGLSPSIAIEQKTVGATPRSTVGTVTEIYDYLRVLFARLGDMYCPECGSPVTRQTTDEIVEKILSNPDGTRLYLAAPMQVPVGQSYSKLWDRLGTQGYLRVRINGTTYEVENVPQIDHRRNYLVEAIVDRVKVDPEARGRIADSIETALDLGRGVIHVIHVDRDHAEEEWLTERLSLNYSCPSCDAGK is encoded by the coding sequence ATGCCGGCGGCAGACATTGAAATTCGCGGGGCCCGTGAGCACAACCTGCGAGACGTTTCGCTGACACTTCCGCGAAATCAATTGATCTGCATGACGGGCGTGTCCGGTTCCGGAAAGAGTTCGCTCGCTTTTGACACGCTTTATGCAGAAGGTCAACGTCGGTATGTCGAGTCTCTCTCGACGTACGCGCGGCAGTTTCTGGGCCAAATGCCAAAACCGGACGTCGATACCATCAGCGGGCTGGCTCCGTCGATTTCGATTCAGCAGAAAGTGACTTCGCGGAATCCGCGAAGCACGGTCGGAACGATCACAGAGATCTATGATTATCTTCGCGTTCTGTTCGCCCGGGTCGGTCAGGGCGTCTGTACTCAGTGCGGCGAACCGATCAGTGCTCAAACGACCGACCAGATTCTCGAACGCATTCTCTTTCTTCCGGACGGCACTAAGTTTCTGATTCTCGCTCCCATCGTTCAGCAGCAGAAGGGAGAGTTCAAAGACCTGTTCGCTGACTTGCTGAAGCAGGGGTTTTTGCGAGCACGCGTCGATGGAGAAGTTGTCAATCTGTCTGACGATCTGAAGCTCAAGAAGAATTTCAAGCACACGATCGAGATCGTTGTCGATCGCCTCATCGCATCGAAAGTTCAGCGAACTCGACTTTCGGAAGCGATTGAATCGGCGATCAAGCTCAGCGATGGAATGTTGATCGTTGCACCTTCTGACTGCGACATTCCAGAGAAACTCTATTCCGCAAAGTATGCCTGTGCTGCGTGTGGGGTCAGCTACGAACCTCCTTCACCGCAGTTGTTCAGCTTTAACAGCCCGCTTGGAATGTGCCCTGACTGCACCGGCCTCGGGGTGCGGCATGATTTCGACTTGGACCTTTTGATCTCGCAGCCCGACAAGCCGATTCTTAGGGGCGCTCTAGATCTCATGAAGGGTTCGAAGAAAATTGGTCGATGGAAACGGCACATCTTTCAGGGGGTGGCTTCCGCTATTGAGGAAGACTGCGATCTCCCCAAAGGCTCCTTTCTGAAAACGAAATGGAGCGACGTTCCGGCTCAGGCTCAGCAGTTCTTTCTGCACGGAATGGGAGCCCGGCACATCACGTTCTCGTGGCGACATTCGGGCGGAACATGGAAGCATGGCGGGACCTGGAACGGATACATTCCTGAGCTGCTTGAGGAGTACCGCAAAGCCAAGAATCCGATGCGGCGACGACAACTCGAAAAGTACATGCAGGTCGTCAATTGCCGATCTTGCGAGGGGCAACGTCTCAACCCGCAAGCTAGAAACGTCCTTATTCGCTCAACCTCAGTTTCCAGTTCCGAGATCCCGGAGACCCAATCGCTTCCCGGAGTGTGTGCACTCCCAATCGATGACGCCTGCCAGTTCTTCACCGAGCTTGAACTTGACGCAACGGGAGCAATGATCGCCGAAGAGGCTTTGAAGGAGATTCGTGGTCGACTCGTCTTTCTTCAGAAGTGCGGCTTGGGATATCTGACACTCGATCGAACGGCCCCGACACTGTCAGGAGGAGAATCACAGCGCATCCGGCTGGCGGGCCAAATCGGATCAGGCTTGGTCGGAGTTCTCTACATCCTCGACGAGCCATCGATCGGGCTGCATCCCCGCGACAACGAAATGCTGCTCGGAAGTCTTCTCGATTTGCGTGATCAGGGGAATACAGTTGTTGTCGTCGAGCACGACGAAGAGACGATGATGGCGGCCGACCACATTGTTGACTTCGGTCCGGGACCGGGTGTGCGAGGCGGCGAGATCATCGTTACCGGCACGACCGATGAAGTGATGAGTCACGATGGGAGTCTGACTGGAGCGTACCTCTCCGGACGAAAGAAGATCGAGGTTCCGAAAGAACGCAGACCGCGAACCAAGAACTCACTCAAGATTAGCGGAGCACGCCAGAACAATCTCAAGAACGTTGATGTCGAAATTCCGTTGGGAATGTTCGTGTGCGTGACCGGTGTCAGTGGCTCAGGCAAGAGCTCGTTGTGCAATAACATCCTCTGGGAAGTTTTGAACTCTGAGCTGAATAAAGGCCTCGGTCAGCCCGGTGCTCACGATTCCATCAAAGGCCTTGAGCATCTCGACAAAGCGATTGATATCGATCAATCTCCGATCGGCCGGACTCCGCGATCGAACCCAGCGACATACGTCAAACTGCTTGATCAGATTCGCACGTTGTACGCGCAACTTCCGCAGTCGAAACTCCGAGGTTATCAGCCAGGGCGATTCAGCTTCAATGTGGCAGATGGCCGGTGCGAAGCTTGCGAAGGACATGGCGCAACAAAACTCGAAATGGACTTCCTCGCGGACATCTGGGTTCCGTGTACGGTGTGCGAAGGGCATCGATTCAATCACGAAACTCTCGAGGTTAAGTATCGAGACAAGTCGATTGCCGACGTGCTCGAGATGGATGTTCAAGAGGCCATCGAACACTTCAAAAACCATCCGAAGATCTTTCGGTTGCTGCAGACGCTTCACGATGTCGGACTCGATTACATGAAACTCGGGCAACCTTCGCCCACGCTGTCAGGTGGAGAAGCTCAGCGAATCAAACTCGCGCGAGAACTCGGAAAACGTTCTACCGGAAAAACGCTCTACCTCCTCGATGAACCGACGACCGGGCTCCACTTTGAAGATGTGAAACGGGTCCTGGAAGTGCTGCATGGATTCGTCGAACAGGGGAATTCGGTTCTCGTGATCGAGCACAATCTGGATGTGATCAAGACAGCGGACTGGATCATCGACCTCGGTCCTGAAGGGGGGCAAGGTGGAGGTGAAGTCATCGCTGTTGGCACTCCGGAAGAAGTCGCGAACTGTCGAAATTCGTTCACAGGTGCGGCACTCAAGCCGATTCTGAAACCGAAAAGAAAGTCCACGAAGTCAGCCCGCAAGAAGGCTTCGACGTCAGCTGCTCGCCGAGCGAACGGAAAGTCCATCGATCAAATCAGCATTCGTGGAGCAGCTCAACACAATCTGCAATCGGTCGACATCACCATCCCCCGCGATCAAATGAGCGTCTTCTGCGGGCCGAGCGGTTCGGGAAAAACGTCTCTCGCGATGGACACTCTGTATGCCGAAGGGCAGCGACGATACGTGGAATCGTTGTCGGCGTATGCCCGTCAGTTTCTCGGTCAGATGCCCAAACCGAAACTTGACAACATCTCCGGGCTCTCCCCGTCAATTGCCATCGAGCAGAAAACAGTCGGAGCGACTCCGCGTTCGACCGTCGGAACCGTCACGGAAATCTATGACTACCTGCGTGTTCTCTTCGCAAGACTTGGAGACATGTATTGTCCCGAGTGTGGTTCACCGGTGACTCGTCAGACGACCGATGAGATCGTCGAGAAGATTCTTTCCAATCCCGATGGGACAAGACTTTACCTCGCAGCACCGATGCAGGTTCCAGTCGGTCAGTCGTATTCGAAGCTGTGGGATCGACTTGGGACGCAGGGATATCTGCGGGTGCGGATCAACGGGACAACTTACGAAGTCGAGAATGTTCCGCAGATTGATCATCGACGGAATTACCTCGTCGAAGCCATTGTCGATCGCGTCAAAGTCGACCCGGAAGCGCGAGGCCGAATCGCCGACTCGATCGAGACAGCTCTCGATCTCGGTCGCGGAGTCATTCACGTGATTCACGTCGACCGAGATCATGCCGAAGAAGAGTGGCTGACCGAACGGCTCTCCCTGAACTACTCTTGCCCTAGTTGCGATGCAGGCAAGTGA
- a CDS encoding Trx7/PDZ domain-containing (seleno)protein — MTGRSIVFRIGMVLALGASFQSMVSAQSREEKVRDDRARVEKEGFWIYNNLPKAFEEAKETGKPIIVVLRCIPCEECVKLDDELVDTDPVIRPLLEQFVCARQVSTNGLDLNLFQFDTDQSFAVFFLNADGTIYGRFGTRSHRTEWRSDVSLKGLAAALQGALELHADYPNNKEILAGKSGTPLEVSSPEEFPTLKDRYTDRLSNDSNIVKSCIHCHQIGDARRDFYRNSGEAIPPRLLDPFPHPKVIGLILDPHTPATVETVADESPASEARIQVGDRIVTMNRQPILSMADVQWVLDQTAPEGGTVALEVDRDGAKVPTELKLDSGWRQKGDLTWRVSSWGLRRMVTGGMLLKPASEEERASLKVEDGKMALKVDHVGQYGDHATAKKAGFLKGDFVVSIDGRDDLMTENDLFRYGVTEKRAGDRVKMKIVRGDQTKTMTLPMQK; from the coding sequence GTGACAGGTCGTTCGATAGTGTTCCGAATCGGAATGGTGCTTGCTTTGGGGGCGAGTTTCCAATCAATGGTCTCCGCTCAATCAAGGGAAGAAAAAGTTCGCGATGATCGAGCCAGAGTCGAGAAAGAAGGATTCTGGATTTACAACAATCTTCCAAAAGCCTTCGAGGAAGCCAAAGAGACCGGCAAGCCGATCATCGTTGTCTTGCGATGCATTCCCTGTGAAGAGTGCGTCAAGCTTGACGATGAACTGGTCGACACTGATCCGGTGATTCGCCCGCTCCTTGAGCAGTTCGTTTGTGCTCGTCAGGTTTCCACAAATGGTCTCGATTTGAATCTCTTCCAGTTCGATACCGATCAATCGTTTGCGGTCTTCTTCCTGAATGCCGATGGAACGATTTACGGTCGATTCGGAACACGATCCCATCGTACGGAATGGCGTTCAGACGTCTCGTTGAAAGGTCTCGCGGCGGCACTGCAAGGCGCGCTGGAGCTTCATGCAGATTATCCCAACAACAAGGAGATCCTCGCAGGGAAAAGTGGAACACCGCTCGAGGTCAGTTCCCCCGAAGAATTTCCGACCCTGAAAGATCGTTATACCGATCGACTCAGTAACGATTCCAACATTGTGAAGAGTTGTATCCATTGCCATCAGATTGGCGATGCTCGAAGAGATTTTTATCGCAACAGCGGAGAAGCCATTCCGCCGCGTTTGCTCGATCCGTTTCCACATCCCAAAGTCATTGGACTGATCCTCGATCCGCATACCCCAGCTACGGTTGAGACCGTTGCAGACGAGTCACCAGCGAGCGAAGCGAGAATTCAGGTTGGCGACCGTATTGTGACAATGAATCGGCAGCCGATTCTGTCGATGGCCGACGTCCAATGGGTGTTGGATCAAACAGCTCCAGAAGGAGGTACTGTTGCGCTGGAGGTTGATCGCGATGGAGCGAAGGTCCCTACGGAATTGAAGCTCGATTCCGGATGGCGTCAAAAAGGAGATCTGACCTGGCGTGTCAGTTCTTGGGGACTCAGAAGAATGGTCACCGGCGGAATGCTGTTGAAACCCGCGAGCGAGGAAGAACGAGCGAGCTTGAAAGTCGAAGACGGGAAGATGGCACTGAAGGTCGATCACGTCGGTCAGTATGGCGACCACGCGACCGCGAAGAAGGCTGGTTTTCTGAAAGGTGATTTCGTTGTGTCGATTGATGGTCGCGACGATCTCATGACGGAGAACGATCTGTTTCGCTATGGGGTGACGGAGAAACGTGCTGGGGATCGGGTGAAAATGAAAATTGTTCGGGGAGATCAAACAAAGACAATGACTCTTCCCATGCAGAAATAA
- a CDS encoding ParB/RepB/Spo0J family partition protein: MSEHQQPQGNRRLGRGLSALLGNNAPSGVEQAEGEQLAGELTQVSIDKVVRNPFQPRKQFDQESLGELASSIKEHGVIQPVIVREYEGSYQLIAGERRWQAAKRAGLTQIPCRVLDVIDKTACEFALEENLKRKDLNDLEKAQAFRDYLDQFECTIEELAKQLSMSRSAISNMLRLLELPDPVKNALHSERITAGHARALLSLEESQQLELCGRIQSEKLSVRNTEAAVKEALQKPATEEAQAESSEGEQATIPISNGEAERTNHMNSLEAQLRDLLGVKVSIKLKGKDSGTIQIPFSSTQEFERLLKTMRRSAA; the protein is encoded by the coding sequence ATGTCAGAGCATCAACAACCACAAGGAAATCGCCGACTTGGTCGTGGACTCAGTGCCCTCCTCGGAAACAATGCTCCATCAGGCGTCGAGCAGGCTGAGGGAGAACAGCTTGCCGGTGAACTGACACAGGTTTCAATCGACAAAGTCGTCCGAAACCCCTTCCAGCCCAGAAAGCAATTCGACCAGGAATCGCTGGGCGAACTGGCTTCGAGTATTAAAGAGCACGGTGTCATTCAACCGGTGATCGTCCGGGAGTATGAAGGCTCGTATCAACTCATCGCCGGTGAGCGACGCTGGCAGGCCGCCAAACGAGCCGGGCTGACACAAATTCCGTGTCGTGTGCTCGACGTGATCGACAAAACCGCATGCGAGTTTGCTCTCGAAGAAAACTTGAAGCGAAAAGATCTGAACGATCTGGAAAAAGCTCAAGCATTCCGGGACTACCTCGATCAGTTCGAGTGCACGATCGAAGAGTTGGCCAAACAACTCAGCATGAGTCGATCGGCGATCAGCAATATGCTGCGATTGCTCGAACTTCCCGATCCGGTGAAAAACGCGCTGCACTCAGAGCGAATCACCGCCGGTCACGCACGGGCCTTGCTGTCGCTCGAAGAGTCACAACAACTCGAACTCTGCGGACGAATTCAGTCTGAGAAACTTTCCGTCCGCAACACCGAAGCGGCGGTTAAGGAAGCTCTACAGAAGCCTGCGACAGAAGAAGCTCAAGCTGAGTCAAGCGAAGGCGAACAGGCAACGATTCCAATCTCGAACGGCGAGGCAGAACGCACGAATCACATGAACTCCCTCGAAGCGCAGCTTCGCGATCTGCTGGGAGTCAAAGTTTCGATCAAGCTGAAGGGTAAAGACTCCGGAACGATTCAGATTCCGTTCTCTTCAACACAAGAGTTCGAACGTCTCCTCAAAACAATGAGACGCAGCGCCGCCTGA
- the ispH gene encoding 4-hydroxy-3-methylbut-2-enyl diphosphate reductase, with translation MKILLANPRGFCAGVNMAIECLDECIKAFGPDIFVYHEIVHNRYVVDRFTQQGVTFVDEIESVPEGAILLYSAHGVSPEIRDKARQRDLRTIDATCPLVTKVHLEAVKYAKAHYNIILIGHEGHDEVIGTMGEAPESITLIETPEEVQELPFKDEDKIVYLTQTTLSVEEAGVVIKALKEKYPSIESPPKEDICYATTNRQHAVRQLVEQVDLVIVLGSQNSSNSRRLMEIGLAEGTPSHLIDGKAELRAEWFEGVENVLITAGASAPEVVVQDCLTYLVDNYGAEVEEITTREESVTFQLPKELRRLQSMI, from the coding sequence TCCGGACATTTTCGTCTACCACGAGATTGTTCACAACCGATACGTCGTGGATCGTTTCACGCAGCAGGGCGTGACCTTTGTTGACGAAATCGAATCCGTCCCTGAGGGAGCCATTTTGCTTTACAGTGCGCACGGCGTTTCGCCGGAGATTCGCGACAAAGCCCGTCAACGCGATTTGCGGACGATCGATGCCACTTGTCCGCTCGTTACGAAGGTGCATCTGGAAGCAGTGAAATACGCCAAGGCACACTACAACATCATCTTGATCGGTCATGAAGGACATGACGAAGTGATCGGGACAATGGGAGAAGCTCCCGAGAGTATTACTCTCATCGAGACTCCTGAAGAAGTGCAGGAACTTCCTTTCAAAGATGAAGACAAGATCGTCTATCTGACTCAGACCACATTGAGTGTCGAAGAAGCTGGCGTCGTCATCAAAGCGCTCAAAGAGAAGTACCCGAGCATCGAGTCTCCACCCAAAGAAGACATCTGCTATGCGACAACGAATCGACAACATGCTGTGCGACAGCTTGTCGAGCAGGTCGATCTTGTCATCGTGCTGGGAAGTCAGAACAGCTCCAACAGCCGCCGATTGATGGAAATCGGGCTGGCCGAGGGAACGCCTTCTCATCTGATCGATGGAAAAGCCGAATTGCGAGCGGAATGGTTTGAAGGAGTCGAAAACGTGCTGATCACCGCCGGAGCGAGTGCTCCAGAGGTTGTGGTCCAGGATTGTTTGACCTATCTGGTCGACAACTACGGTGCGGAAGTCGAGGAAATTACGACTCGCGAAGAGAGCGTCACCTTCCAGCTTCCTAAAGAGCTTCGACGACTTCAGTCGATGATTTAG